In the Salvelinus namaycush isolate Seneca chromosome 35, SaNama_1.0, whole genome shotgun sequence genome, one interval contains:
- the fscn2b gene encoding fascin-2b, translating into MPTNGTNCPLKLQFGLINHESRYLTAEAFGFKVNASAPSLKRKQVWTLEQDSQDPQVVYLRSHLGRYLASDKDGKVTCEAEGRNTDCRFLIAAQSDGRWALQSEPYLRLFGGSRDYLSCFAQVITEAELWAVHLALHPQANLLSVARKRYAHLSPDDGEIAVDRNIPWGVAALLTLVYLDGKYRLKTCDSRYLGNDGKLSAESGRGTGYTLELKCGKLAFKDCEGKYLSPMGPTGTLRSGRCSKPGKDELFDLEESHPQVVLMAANGKYVSIRQRVSISANQEDETDLETFQMEIDKESRKCLFRTNEGKYWALVAHGGIQTTATERSANTMFAVEWMGRRVALRASNGKYICTKKNGQLAAVSDSVGEDEKLILKLINRPMLILRGLNGFICHHKNSNTLDANRSVYDIFTLHFSDGAYHIKGEGGRFWYVNSSGLVCSDGETPDDFSFEFLEHGRIAIRGKNGRYLRGQGGMLKGDGVTPDSSALWEY; encoded by the exons ATGCCCACTAACGGTACAAACTGTCCACTGAAGCTGCAGTTTGGTCTGATCAACCACGAGAGTCGCTACCTCACCGCAGAGGCCTTTGGCTTCAAG GTGAATGCTTCGGCCCCCAGTCTGAAGAGGAAGCAGGTGTGGACATTAGAGCAGGACTCCCAGGACCCCCAGGTGGTTTACCTCCGCAGCCATCTGGGCCGCTACCTGGCCTCCGACAAGGATGGCAAAGTCACCTGCGAGGCCGAGGGACGGAACACAGACTGCCGCTTCCTAATCGCTGCCCAGTCAGACGGCCGCTGGGCACTTCAGTCGGAACCCTACCTGAGGTTATTCGGAGGTTCCCGGGACTACCTGTCCTGCTTCGCCCAAGTTATCACAGAGGCAGAGTTATGGGCGGTGCACCTGGCGCTCCACCCGCAGGCCAACCTGCTCAGTGTCGCCCGCAAGCGCTACGCCCACCTGTCACCCGACGACGGCGAGATCGCCGTCGACCGGAACATTCCATGGGGCGTGGCGGCGCTCCTGACGCTCGTCTACTTGGATGGGAAGTACCGGCTCAAGACCTGCGACAGCCGTTACCTTGGCAACGACGGGAAGCTGTCAGCGGAGAGCGGGCGGGGCACGGGGTACACGCTGGAGCTGAAGTGTGGGAAGCTGGCGTTTAAGGACTGTGAGGGGAAGTACCTGAGTCCAATGGGGCCCACGGGGACACTGAGGTCTGGCAGGTGCAGCAAGCCGGGGAAGGACGAGCTGTTTGACCTGGAGGAGAGCCACCCACAGGTGGTGCTGATGGCAGCCAATGGGAAATACGTGTCTATACGGCAAC gTGTGAGTATCTCGGCcaaccaggaggacgagacggACCTGGAGACGTTCCAGATGGAGATTGACAAGGAGAGCAGGAAGTGTCTGTTCCGGACCAACGAGGGGAAATACTGGGCCCTGGTGGCCCACGGAGGCATCCAGACTACGGCCACAGAGAG GTCTGCCAACACCATGTTTGCAGTGGAGTGGATGGGCCGCAGGGTGGCACTAAGAGCCAGTAACGGGAAATACATCTGCACCAAGAAGAACGGCCAGCTAGCAGCCGTCAGCGACTCCGTAG GTGAGGATGAGAAGTTGATTCTGAAGCTGATAAACCGTCCCATGCTGATCCTGCGAGGGTTGAACGGCTTCATCTGCCACCATAAGAACTCCAACACGCTGGATGCCAACAGATCAGTCTATGACATCTTCACACTGCATTTCAGTGATGGGGCGTACCACATCAAAG gtgagggagggaggttcTGGTATGTGAACAGCAGTGGTCTGGTATGTTCAGACGGAGAGACACCAGATGACTTCTCCTTTGAGTTCCTGGAGCACGGACGCATCGCCATCCGAGGCAAGAACGGCAGATACCTGCGAGGCCAGGGGGGCATGCTGAAGGGCGACGGGGTTACCCCCGACAGCTCTGCCCTCTGGGAGTACTGA